In Passer domesticus isolate bPasDom1 chromosome 12, bPasDom1.hap1, whole genome shotgun sequence, the following proteins share a genomic window:
- the LOC135279711 gene encoding uncharacterized protein LOC135279711: MSETDVPCGLPAAEPGQQPWPGCPLGSTATDITETQPWNRHRELQEQQQQRCSHCAWRQRRVWQAGGRLCWTSAGPSGAAAMARIMSATFTQIVMVLGTLHLLQVNDQNMQVTKELVQQHEEQLRQEMALLREMEQSSQEEPKITLWSLVLTVCQSGWFWEAASMLFTVFTFYWQLRHGSSGSNSSAQGETPAAPRRKRRRRRRKKSMHATAECGEQLDQVSSPDLRLERNDMQNSEEEGMEEGMIEASATPSPQETLGQNCVQGIH, translated from the exons ATGTCTGAAACAGAT GTGCCCTGTGgcctgcctgctgcagagccaggacagcagccatggccaggctGTCCGTTGGGTTCCACGGCCACTGACATCACGGAGACCCAGCCATGGAACCGTcaccgggagctgcaggagcagcagcagcagcgctgcTCTCACTGTGCCTGGAGGCAGCGGCGAGTGTGGCAGGCGGGAGGAAGGCTCTGCTGGACAAGCGCTGGGCCTTCAGGAGCGGCTGCCATGGCGAGG ATCATGAGTGCAACCTTCACCCAAATTGTGATGGTGCTGGGCaccctccacctgctgcaggtgaaTGACCAGAACATGCAGGTGACCAAGGAGCTCGTGCAGCAGCAcgaggagcagctcaggcaggagaTGGCCCTGCTGCgggagatggagcagagcagccaggaggaGCCCAAAATCACCCTGTGGAGCCTGGTGCTCACGGTCTGCCAAAGCGGCTGGTTCTGGGAGGCTGCAAGTATGCTCTTCACGGTCTTCACCTTCTACTGGCAGCTCAGGCAcggcagctctggcagcaacagctcagccCAGGGAGAAACTCCAGCAGCGCccagaaggaagaggaggaggaggaggaggaagaagagcatGCATGCCACAGCAGAGTGTGGTGAACAGCTGGATCAAGTCAGCTCGCCCGATCTGCGTCTTGAGCGGAACGACATGCAGAACTCAGAGGAGGAGGGGATGGAAGAAGGGATGATAGAGGCATCTGCCACGCCCTCCCCACAAGAAACTTTGGGACAGAACTGCGTCCAGGGAATACACTAG